One genomic region from Mycobacterium basiliense encodes:
- a CDS encoding nitroreductase family deazaflavin-dependent oxidoreductase — protein sequence MTDLRDLKRRVVHRVQRLVVNPIGRQLPVTMLETTGRKSGQQRRTAVGGKVVDNQFWMVSEHGEHSDYVRNIKANPAVRVRIDGQWRNGTAHLLPDDDPTQRLGTLPRLNSAVVRAVGSELLTIRVDLA from the coding sequence ATGACCGATTTGCGAGATCTGAAACGGCGCGTGGTCCACCGGGTCCAACGGCTGGTGGTCAATCCGATCGGGCGGCAGTTGCCGGTGACCATGCTGGAGACCACCGGCCGCAAAAGCGGGCAACAGCGTCGCACGGCGGTGGGCGGAAAGGTGGTGGACAACCAGTTCTGGATGGTCTCCGAGCACGGCGAGCACTCGGACTACGTCCGCAATATCAAGGCCAATCCGGCCGTTCGAGTGCGCATCGACGGCCAATGGCGCAACGGGACCGCCCACCTGCTGCCCGACGACGATCCCACGCAGCGACTGGGTACCTTGCCGCGGCTCAACAGCGCGGTCGTGCGGGCCGTGGGTAGTGAGCTGTTGACCATTCGGGTGGATCTGGCCTGA
- a CDS encoding endonuclease, with protein sequence MSKSDTPKRVVRRLLKVAGSTYSADAGIRLDDKPMPLFQLLVLCMLASKPIDAQIAMGAAHELFQAGLRTPSGVLVADRKSMIAAFGRASYARYDESSATRLTDMARRVHDEYSGDLRQLARRSGHDVATAARMLKKFNGIGGTGADIFLREVQDVWTWVRPYFDDRAIAAAKQLGLPTKPGTLGALAPRDHARLAAALVRASLDDDVRAQVAR encoded by the coding sequence GTGAGCAAATCGGATACACCCAAGCGGGTGGTTCGACGACTACTCAAGGTCGCCGGGTCCACTTACTCAGCTGACGCTGGTATTCGGCTGGATGACAAACCGATGCCGTTGTTCCAGCTGCTCGTGCTGTGCATGTTGGCCAGCAAGCCCATCGACGCCCAGATCGCGATGGGTGCCGCGCACGAGCTATTCCAGGCGGGTTTGCGGACCCCAAGTGGTGTGCTGGTTGCCGACAGAAAATCCATGATCGCCGCCTTTGGCCGCGCCAGCTACGCACGCTACGACGAGAGTTCGGCCACGCGGCTCACCGATATGGCCCGGAGGGTGCACGACGAATACTCCGGAGATTTGCGACAGCTCGCCCGGCGCAGTGGACACGATGTGGCGACGGCCGCACGAATGCTCAAAAAGTTCAACGGGATTGGTGGCACCGGCGCCGACATTTTCCTGCGTGAGGTGCAAGACGTCTGGACTTGGGTGCGGCCGTATTTCGATGATCGAGCCATCGCCGCGGCCAAACAATTGGGACTGCCCACCAAACCGGGCACGCTCGGTGCCCTCGCGCCACGCGACCATGCTCGGCTGGCCGCTGCGCTAGTCCGGGCCTCTTTGGACGACGACGTGCGCGCTCAGGTGGCCCGGTGA
- a CDS encoding alpha-amylase family protein — protein sequence MSKPGWVQDAIWWQVYPLGFVGAFPGDQPPDPGEHRLRRLVGWFDHAIELGASGIALGPIFQSRTHGYDTTDHFSIDPRLGDDADFDYLIGEAKHRGMRVLLDGVFNHVGVDFPGYRQAADDNACARWFRGRPGHFRTFEGHAELIALNHANAEVADYVVDVMTHWLQRGADGWRLDAAYAVPQQFWAATLPRVRRRHPDAWFVGELIHGDYAATVRDAEFDSATQYELWKAIWSSLNDGNFFELDWALQRHNEFLASFSPLTFIGNHDVTRIASRLQHPDHLAHALVILLTVGGIPSVYAGDEFGWCGIKEERFGGDDAVRPEFGTPPTQLDEAGAWVWDLHRYLVGLRRRHPWLVAASTTALRLENRHYVYQTCCGDDALLVVLNVDRAPLHLVLSEVGVAKAEVVAGSSAPPREVVDELVVEGHGWRILQAV from the coding sequence GTGAGCAAGCCCGGTTGGGTGCAGGACGCGATCTGGTGGCAGGTCTATCCCCTGGGCTTCGTCGGTGCCTTTCCCGGAGATCAGCCACCTGATCCGGGAGAGCACCGGCTACGACGCCTCGTCGGCTGGTTCGACCATGCCATCGAATTGGGCGCCTCGGGGATTGCCCTGGGCCCGATCTTTCAATCGCGCACCCACGGCTACGACACCACCGACCACTTCAGCATCGATCCTCGGCTGGGTGACGACGCTGATTTCGACTACCTCATCGGCGAGGCAAAGCATCGGGGCATGCGCGTGCTGCTCGACGGCGTGTTCAATCACGTCGGTGTGGACTTTCCCGGCTACCGGCAGGCGGCTGACGACAATGCGTGCGCTCGCTGGTTTCGTGGGCGTCCGGGTCACTTCCGAACTTTCGAAGGCCATGCGGAGCTGATCGCCCTCAACCACGCCAATGCCGAAGTCGCCGACTACGTCGTCGATGTGATGACCCACTGGCTGCAACGCGGTGCCGACGGTTGGCGTCTGGATGCGGCTTATGCTGTACCGCAACAATTCTGGGCTGCGACCTTGCCCAGGGTTAGACGCCGGCACCCGGATGCCTGGTTCGTCGGTGAACTCATTCACGGTGATTATGCGGCCACAGTTCGAGATGCTGAATTCGACTCGGCCACCCAATACGAGCTCTGGAAGGCAATCTGGAGCAGCCTCAACGACGGCAACTTTTTTGAGCTGGACTGGGCGCTGCAGCGACACAACGAGTTTCTGGCCAGCTTTTCGCCGCTGACCTTCATCGGTAATCACGACGTCACCCGGATCGCCAGCCGCCTACAGCACCCCGATCACCTGGCGCACGCGCTGGTGATCCTGCTGACGGTCGGTGGTATTCCCAGTGTGTACGCCGGCGACGAGTTCGGCTGGTGCGGAATCAAGGAAGAACGTTTCGGTGGAGACGATGCGGTGCGTCCGGAGTTCGGCACTCCCCCAACGCAGTTGGACGAGGCCGGGGCGTGGGTGTGGGATTTGCACCGGTATTTGGTTGGGCTGCGCCGGCGTCATCCCTGGCTGGTTGCGGCATCCACGACCGCGCTGCGCTTGGAGAACCGGCACTACGTCTACCAGACGTGCTGCGGTGATGACGCGCTGCTGGTGGTGCTCAATGTCGACCGGGCGCCGCTGCACCTGGTGCTATCGGAGGTGGGTGTCGCGAAAGCCGAAGTGGTGGCCGGATCGTCGGCGCCACCGCGGGAGGTCGTCGATGAGCTGGTCGTCGAGGGACACGGCTGGCGGATTCTGCAAGCCGTCTAA
- a CDS encoding alpha-hydroxy acid oxidase — translation MAIKRRVPRIRELAPLIQFKRPQFDRIKRRLDAALTIEDLRRIARRRTPKAAFDYTDGAAEDELSIERARQAFRDIEFHPTILRDVTHVSTGWNVLGQPVAMPFGIAPTGFTRLMQTEGEIAGARAAAAAGIPFSLSTLATCAIEELTTAVPQGRKWFQLYMWRDRDRSMALVKRAADAGFDTMLVTVDVPVAGARLRDVRNGMSIPPALRLRTVLDALPHPHWWFDLLTTEPLAFASLDRWSGTVGEYLNTMFDPSVTFDDLVWIKSQWPGKLVVKGIQTFDDARAVVERGVDGVVLSNHGGRQLDRAPVPFHLLPSVARELGNDTEILLDTGIMSGADIVAAVALGARCTLVGRAYLYGLMAGGEAGVRRAIEILATGVTRTMRLLGVSCLEELSPKHVTQLRRLGPMP, via the coding sequence ATGGCGATCAAGCGAAGGGTGCCGAGGATCCGTGAGCTGGCACCGCTAATCCAGTTCAAGAGGCCCCAATTCGATCGGATCAAGCGCCGCCTGGATGCCGCGCTGACCATCGAAGATTTGCGCCGCATCGCCAGGCGGCGCACCCCAAAGGCGGCATTTGACTACACCGACGGCGCCGCCGAGGACGAGCTGTCGATCGAGCGTGCCCGGCAGGCATTTCGGGACATCGAATTCCACCCGACCATCCTGCGTGACGTCACGCACGTGTCGACCGGCTGGAATGTTCTCGGCCAACCGGTCGCCATGCCGTTTGGCATCGCGCCTACCGGGTTCACCAGGTTGATGCAGACCGAAGGCGAGATCGCCGGCGCGCGCGCGGCCGCCGCCGCTGGCATCCCGTTCTCCCTGTCTACCCTGGCGACGTGCGCCATCGAAGAGCTGACAACGGCGGTTCCGCAGGGACGCAAGTGGTTCCAGCTGTACATGTGGCGTGACCGCGACCGGTCGATGGCGTTGGTCAAACGAGCGGCCGACGCGGGATTTGACACCATGCTCGTCACCGTTGACGTTCCGGTTGCCGGCGCACGGCTGCGCGATGTCCGCAATGGAATGTCCATCCCGCCGGCGCTGAGGCTGCGAACCGTGCTCGATGCGCTGCCACATCCGCACTGGTGGTTCGACCTGTTGACCACCGAGCCGCTGGCTTTCGCGTCGTTGGATCGCTGGTCGGGTACGGTCGGCGAGTACCTGAACACCATGTTCGATCCCAGCGTCACCTTTGATGATCTGGTCTGGATCAAATCCCAATGGCCGGGCAAGCTGGTGGTCAAGGGAATTCAAACGTTCGACGACGCGCGGGCGGTGGTGGAGCGCGGTGTCGACGGTGTTGTGTTGTCCAATCACGGTGGCCGCCAACTCGATCGCGCACCGGTGCCATTTCACTTGTTGCCGTCCGTCGCCCGCGAACTCGGCAACGACACCGAGATCCTGCTGGATACCGGCATCATGTCGGGCGCCGATATTGTGGCCGCGGTCGCTTTGGGTGCGCGGTGCACGTTGGTCGGGCGGGCCTATCTGTACGGCCTGATGGCCGGCGGCGAGGCCGGAGTCAGGCGGGCAATCGAAATCCTGGCAACCGGAGTGACCCGTACCATGCGGCTGCTGGGCGTGAGCTGCCTGGAAGAACTCTCGCCCAAGCACGTGACGCAACTGCGAAGACTCGGCCCGATGCCTTGA
- a CDS encoding alkyl hydroperoxide reductase produces MSVENLKAALPEYAKDLKLNLGSITRSAVLNDEQLWGTLLASAAATRNERVLGEIGAEAADNLSAEAYHAALGAASIMGMNNVFYRGRGFLQGQYDDLRAGLRMNIIGNPGVDKANFELWSFAVSSINGCSHCVVAHEHTLREAGVEREAILEALKAAAIVTGVAQAITVAQTLAPVG; encoded by the coding sequence ATGAGCGTGGAGAATCTCAAGGCAGCGTTGCCTGAGTACGCCAAGGACCTCAAGCTCAACCTGGGGTCGATCACTCGCAGTGCGGTGCTGAACGACGAGCAGCTGTGGGGAACCCTGCTGGCGAGTGCCGCGGCGACGCGCAATGAGCGAGTCCTCGGCGAGATCGGCGCGGAGGCGGCGGACAATCTGTCTGCCGAGGCCTATCATGCGGCGCTGGGAGCCGCGTCGATCATGGGCATGAACAACGTGTTCTACCGTGGCCGAGGGTTCCTCCAAGGCCAGTACGACGATCTGCGCGCCGGGCTACGCATGAACATCATTGGCAATCCGGGTGTGGACAAAGCGAATTTCGAGCTTTGGTCGTTCGCGGTGTCGTCGATCAACGGGTGCTCTCATTGCGTCGTCGCCCATGAGCACACGCTGCGTGAGGCTGGCGTTGAACGGGAAGCGATCTTGGAGGCGCTAAAAGCTGCGGCAATCGTTACCGGCGTGGCTCAGGCCATCACGGTCGCCCAGACCCTGGCTCCCGTCGGGTGA
- a CDS encoding NAD(P)/FAD-dependent oxidoreductase, translated as MTSSTTFIIVGGGLAAAKAAEALRDNDFGGRIVVFSEEEHLPYERPPLSKEFLAGKKSLDEFTVQGSAWYRDHNVDLRLGTRVSSLNPSAHTVGLPDDTTVHYDKLLLATGSASRRLPIPGADANGVHYLRTFEDASALNSDLAEGTSLAVIGAGWIGLEVAASARQRDIDVTVVEAAKQPLLVALGETVGEIFADLHRDHGVRLLLDTQVERITSDNGRATGFAMRDGSVVAADAVLVAVGAKPNVELAEQAGLAMGDGGVLVDASLRTSDPDIYAVGDIAAAEHPLFGTRIRTEHWANALKQPAVAVAGMLNKPSEYAELPYFFTDQYDLGMEYAGHAPSFDRVVFRGDVAGREFVAFWLDADHRVLAGMNVNVWDVLDDVKELIRSRASVDGDRLADPQCPLADVKS; from the coding sequence ATGACTAGCTCAACCACGTTCATCATCGTTGGTGGCGGACTAGCCGCGGCCAAAGCGGCAGAAGCATTGCGTGACAATGACTTCGGCGGGCGCATTGTTGTCTTTTCCGAGGAAGAGCATCTTCCCTACGAGCGGCCACCGCTATCCAAGGAATTCCTGGCCGGCAAGAAGTCGCTCGACGAATTCACCGTGCAGGGTTCGGCCTGGTACCGCGACCACAATGTTGATCTGCGGCTCGGAACCAGGGTCTCGTCGCTGAACCCCTCAGCACACACCGTGGGCCTGCCCGACGACACCACCGTGCACTACGACAAGCTGCTGCTGGCGACCGGATCGGCATCACGGCGCCTGCCGATTCCCGGGGCCGACGCGAACGGCGTTCACTACCTGCGCACCTTCGAGGACGCATCGGCGCTAAACTCAGATCTGGCCGAGGGAACTTCGCTCGCGGTGATAGGCGCCGGATGGATCGGCCTGGAGGTGGCCGCCAGCGCCCGGCAGCGCGACATCGATGTCACCGTGGTGGAGGCGGCGAAGCAGCCGCTGCTGGTCGCACTCGGCGAAACCGTAGGCGAGATCTTTGCCGACCTGCACCGCGATCATGGTGTCCGGCTACTGCTGGACACCCAGGTAGAGCGGATCACCAGCGACAACGGCCGGGCCACCGGGTTTGCGATGCGCGACGGGTCCGTGGTTGCCGCCGACGCGGTGTTGGTGGCTGTCGGCGCCAAGCCCAACGTCGAACTTGCCGAACAGGCCGGGTTGGCGATGGGTGACGGTGGTGTGCTGGTCGATGCGTCGCTGCGTACCAGCGATCCAGACATCTATGCGGTCGGTGACATCGCCGCCGCCGAGCACCCGCTGTTCGGCACCCGGATACGCACCGAGCACTGGGCCAACGCGCTCAAGCAACCGGCCGTGGCAGTCGCCGGAATGCTAAACAAGCCAAGCGAATACGCTGAGCTCCCGTACTTCTTCACCGACCAGTACGATCTCGGGATGGAGTATGCCGGACACGCGCCGAGCTTCGACCGGGTGGTTTTCCGCGGCGATGTCGCCGGCCGCGAATTCGTTGCATTCTGGTTGGACGCTGACCACCGGGTGCTGGCCGGCATGAACGTCAACGTCTGGGATGTGCTCGACGACGTCAAGGAGCTGATCAGATCCAGGGCGTCCGTGGATGGTGATCGGTTGGCCGACCCACAATGCCCGTTGGCCGATGTGAAGAGCTGA
- a CDS encoding peroxiredoxin, with translation MPLLTIGDQFPTYQLTALIAGDLSKVDAKQPGDYFTTVTDEDHAGKWRVVFFWPKDFTFVCPTEIAAFGKLNDEFEDRDAQVLGVSIDSEFVHFNWRAQHDDLKKLPFPMLSDIKRELCLATGVLNEDGVADRATFLIDPNNEIQFVSVTAGSVGRNVEEVLRVLDALQSDELCACNWRKGDPTLDAGELLKASA, from the coding sequence ATGCCCTTGTTGACCATCGGCGACCAGTTCCCCACCTACCAGCTCACCGCGCTGATTGCCGGTGACCTGTCCAAGGTTGACGCCAAGCAGCCCGGCGACTACTTCACCACCGTCACCGACGAAGACCACGCCGGCAAGTGGCGGGTGGTGTTTTTCTGGCCGAAGGACTTCACCTTTGTGTGCCCGACCGAGATCGCCGCGTTCGGCAAGCTCAACGACGAGTTCGAGGACCGTGATGCTCAGGTTTTGGGTGTCTCGATCGACAGCGAGTTCGTGCACTTCAATTGGCGCGCACAGCATGACGACCTGAAAAAGTTGCCGTTCCCGATGCTGTCCGACATCAAGCGGGAACTGTGCCTAGCCACCGGAGTGCTCAACGAAGACGGCGTTGCCGACCGGGCGACCTTCCTCATCGACCCCAACAACGAGATCCAATTCGTTTCGGTGACTGCCGGCTCCGTTGGCCGCAACGTCGAAGAGGTGTTGCGGGTTCTGGACGCACTGCAATCCGACGAGCTGTGTGCCTGCAACTGGCGCAAGGGCGACCCGACGCTGGACGCCGGTGAGCTGCTCAAAGCTTCGGCCTAA
- a CDS encoding hydrogen peroxide-inducible genes activator: MTDKIYQPTLAGLRAFVAVGEKHHFGAAATALGVSQSTLSQALSGLESGLEVHLVERSTRRVFLTAEGAQLLPLAQTAIEAVEAFTTAAAGGSDPLHGTIRLGMIPTVAPYVLPPVLAGLTRRLPSLTVQVIEDQTERLLAVLRDGSLDAALIALPADCGGITEIPIYDEDFVLALPPGHPLWGKRRVSAAALSELPLLLLDEGHCLRDQALEVCHTAGVQAELADTRAASLATAVQCVAGGLGATLIPESAVPVEATRSGIGLAYFAPPRPGRRIGLVFRSSSGRDEAYRGLAGIIGELIGSQQPVRLVN, translated from the coding sequence ATGACCGATAAGATTTATCAGCCCACCCTCGCTGGACTCCGAGCGTTCGTCGCAGTCGGTGAGAAGCACCATTTCGGTGCTGCAGCAACCGCTCTCGGCGTGAGCCAGTCGACGTTGTCGCAAGCCTTGTCCGGGCTGGAGTCCGGCCTTGAGGTCCATCTCGTCGAGCGATCGACGCGCCGGGTCTTCTTGACGGCTGAAGGCGCGCAACTGCTGCCCCTGGCGCAGACCGCGATCGAAGCGGTGGAGGCGTTCACCACCGCGGCCGCTGGGGGTTCCGATCCGCTGCACGGCACTATCCGACTGGGCATGATCCCGACCGTCGCCCCCTATGTGCTTCCGCCGGTATTGGCGGGCCTGACCCGCCGACTGCCCTCCCTTACCGTCCAGGTCATCGAAGACCAGACCGAGCGCCTACTGGCGGTCTTGCGGGACGGCTCGTTGGATGCGGCGTTGATCGCCTTGCCCGCTGATTGCGGCGGCATCACCGAAATACCCATCTATGACGAAGATTTCGTTCTGGCCCTACCCCCCGGACACCCGCTGTGGGGAAAGCGTCGGGTATCTGCCGCGGCACTGTCGGAGCTGCCGTTGCTGCTGCTGGATGAAGGCCATTGCCTGCGCGATCAAGCCCTGGAGGTCTGCCACACGGCCGGTGTCCAGGCCGAATTGGCGGACACCCGGGCGGCTTCATTGGCTACCGCCGTCCAATGCGTCGCTGGCGGATTGGGCGCGACGCTGATCCCGGAAAGCGCAGTACCCGTCGAGGCCACCCGCAGTGGCATCGGACTTGCCTACTTTGCCCCTCCGCGCCCTGGACGAAGGATCGGCCTGGTGTTTCGCTCATCAAGTGGCCGTGACGAAGCGTATCGGGGCCTCGCCGGAATCATCGGCGAATTGATCGGCAGCCAACAACCGGTACGGCTGGTCAACTAG
- a CDS encoding EthD domain-containing protein, producing the protein MEKVIVVLMRAEPDDDWCARQRGPVADALLDLGVSGLSVNVRDSFVRHSLMTLTTLSPPVAAVMSVWTQQCYGDQMSEALRLLGQECECLGAYLVTESVPMTPPESELGCRTPGLANIALLRRPPGLDEARWLTRWQRDHTPVAIATQATFGYTQNWVVRALTADSPNVTGIVEELFPAEAMTDLKAFFGANDDTDLQNRVNRMVASTAAFGANESIDTVPTSRYLLRTPF; encoded by the coding sequence ATGGAGAAGGTGATCGTCGTCCTCATGCGCGCCGAGCCGGACGACGATTGGTGTGCCCGCCAGCGAGGCCCGGTCGCCGACGCACTCTTGGATCTGGGTGTTTCGGGGCTTTCGGTGAATGTCCGCGATAGCTTCGTGCGCCACTCGTTGATGACCCTGACCACTCTGAGCCCGCCGGTCGCCGCGGTCATGAGCGTGTGGACGCAGCAATGCTACGGCGACCAGATGTCCGAGGCACTGCGCCTGCTTGGACAGGAATGCGAATGCCTGGGCGCCTATCTGGTGACGGAATCGGTGCCGATGACCCCGCCAGAGTCCGAACTCGGTTGCCGCACACCGGGGTTAGCCAATATCGCGCTCCTGCGCAGACCTCCCGGACTTGACGAGGCCAGGTGGCTGACCCGATGGCAGCGCGACCACACCCCGGTGGCCATCGCAACCCAGGCCACGTTCGGATATACCCAAAACTGGGTGGTGCGGGCCCTCACCGCAGATTCGCCGAACGTCACCGGCATCGTCGAAGAATTGTTCCCGGCGGAGGCGATGACTGACCTGAAGGCCTTCTTTGGAGCCAACGATGACACCGACTTGCAGAACCGGGTCAACCGGATGGTGGCCAGCACGGCCGCATTCGGCGCCAACGAAAGCATCGATACCGTGCCGACCAGCCGTTACCTGCTAAGAACGCCGTTTTAA
- a CDS encoding TfoX/Sxy family protein: MAYDTDFAERIRELLAPLPGVDEMHMFGGLAFLIGGHMAVAVSGQGGLMVRVPPEETEKLLALAHVSPMVMAGREARGWVRVAAEAVKTKRRLSSWVTRGVTYVGGLPPK; the protein is encoded by the coding sequence GTGGCCTATGACACCGACTTCGCCGAGCGGATCCGTGAGCTACTGGCACCGCTGCCCGGCGTGGACGAAATGCACATGTTCGGTGGCCTGGCGTTCCTGATCGGCGGGCATATGGCGGTTGCGGTCAGCGGGCAGGGCGGACTAATGGTCCGGGTGCCGCCCGAAGAGACCGAGAAACTGCTCGCGCTTGCACATGTCAGCCCAATGGTGATGGCGGGCCGGGAAGCGCGCGGCTGGGTGCGCGTCGCCGCCGAGGCCGTGAAAACCAAACGCCGGCTGAGCAGTTGGGTCACCCGCGGGGTGACCTACGTTGGTGGCCTGCCGCCGAAATGA
- the lon gene encoding endopeptidase La encodes MAQAISVPVLFTETIVLPGMVVPIALDDTAQAATDAARASESGELLIAPRLEDRYPTYGVLATILQVGQIPGGGAAVVVRGERRAQIGAGTSGPGAALWVEVTAVAEPPQMAASDQVKTLAAEYKKLLLAMLQRREAWQIVDYINGLIDPSALADTSGYASYLTDVQKRQLLETADVAERLRLLIDWTSDHLAEVEVNDKIAEDVRTGMEKTQKEFLLRQQLAAIRKELGETDDGASASEDYRARVAAADLPDNVHTAALREVSKLERAGEQSPESGWIRTWLDTVLELPWNVRTDDSTDLAATREILDDDHHGLDDVKDRIVEYLAVRTRRAQRGLQVVGGRGSGAVMLLAGPPGVGKTSLGESVARALGRRFVRVALGGVRDEAEIRGHRRTYVGALPGRIVRAIGEAGSMNPVVLLDEIDKVGSDYRGDPSAALLEVLDPAQNHTFRDHYLDLELDLSDVMFLATANVIESIPSALLDRMELVQIDGYTEDDKVAIARDYLLPRQRERAALTVEEVTLTDAALRKIAADYTREPGVRQFERLLAKALRKIATRLVDDPQPKTIDEPDLVGYLGQPRFTPESAERTAVPGVATGLAVTGLGGDVLYIEAGATDGEAGLQLTGQLGEVMKESAQIALSYVRSHAEQLGVDPTTLDRRIHVHVPAGAVPKDGPSAGVTMVTALVSMATGRQVRSDVGMTGEVTLNGRVLPIGGVKQKLLAAQRAGLSTVFIPARNEPDLDDVPAEVLDMLTVKPMTDVAEIVMQALAATADTATVAA; translated from the coding sequence ATGGCCCAAGCCATATCAGTGCCGGTGTTGTTCACCGAGACCATCGTGCTGCCCGGGATGGTGGTCCCGATCGCGCTCGACGACACGGCGCAGGCGGCGACCGACGCGGCCCGGGCCAGCGAATCGGGCGAGCTGCTGATTGCCCCCAGGCTCGAGGACCGCTACCCCACCTACGGGGTGTTGGCCACGATCCTGCAGGTTGGGCAGATCCCTGGCGGCGGAGCAGCCGTCGTCGTGCGGGGTGAACGCAGGGCGCAGATCGGGGCCGGAACCAGTGGACCCGGTGCGGCGTTATGGGTGGAGGTGACCGCGGTTGCCGAGCCCCCACAGATGGCGGCCAGCGACCAGGTAAAGACACTGGCCGCCGAGTACAAAAAGTTGTTGCTGGCCATGCTGCAGCGGCGTGAGGCCTGGCAGATCGTCGACTACATCAACGGCCTGATTGATCCGTCCGCGTTGGCTGACACCTCCGGCTACGCGTCCTATCTGACCGATGTGCAGAAGCGCCAACTACTGGAGACCGCCGACGTCGCCGAGCGGCTGCGATTGCTAATCGACTGGACCAGCGATCATCTGGCCGAAGTCGAGGTCAACGACAAGATCGCCGAGGATGTGCGAACCGGCATGGAGAAGACGCAAAAGGAGTTCCTGTTGCGTCAACAGCTAGCCGCGATCCGCAAAGAGTTGGGCGAAACGGACGACGGCGCAAGCGCTTCCGAGGATTACCGGGCTCGCGTAGCGGCCGCCGATCTACCCGACAACGTCCACACGGCCGCGCTGCGGGAGGTCAGCAAGCTGGAGCGCGCCGGTGAGCAAAGCCCGGAAAGCGGCTGGATTCGGACCTGGTTGGACACCGTCCTCGAGCTGCCGTGGAACGTCCGAACCGACGATTCCACGGATTTGGCCGCGACCCGCGAGATCCTGGACGACGACCACCATGGGCTCGACGACGTCAAGGACCGGATCGTGGAGTACCTGGCGGTACGCACCCGCCGCGCCCAGCGGGGTTTGCAGGTGGTTGGTGGTCGAGGATCGGGCGCCGTGATGCTGCTAGCAGGCCCGCCCGGTGTCGGCAAGACATCGCTCGGTGAGAGCGTGGCCAGGGCGTTGGGCCGCAGGTTCGTGCGCGTCGCGTTGGGCGGAGTGCGTGACGAGGCCGAGATCCGTGGCCATCGGCGCACCTACGTGGGCGCCCTGCCTGGCCGCATCGTGCGAGCCATCGGCGAGGCCGGATCAATGAACCCTGTTGTGCTGCTCGATGAAATCGACAAAGTCGGTTCCGATTATCGCGGCGACCCGAGTGCCGCACTGCTCGAGGTGTTGGACCCGGCGCAGAACCACACGTTCCGCGACCACTACCTCGATTTGGAACTGGACCTTTCCGACGTGATGTTCCTGGCCACTGCCAACGTGATTGAGAGCATCCCGTCGGCGCTGCTGGACCGGATGGAACTGGTGCAGATCGACGGGTACACCGAGGACGACAAGGTTGCCATCGCTCGCGACTATCTACTGCCCCGGCAGCGGGAGCGCGCCGCGCTCACCGTCGAGGAGGTCACCCTCACCGACGCGGCCTTGCGCAAGATCGCCGCCGATTACACCCGCGAACCGGGCGTGCGGCAGTTCGAACGGCTGCTGGCCAAGGCGCTGCGCAAGATCGCCACCAGGCTGGTCGACGATCCGCAACCGAAGACCATCGACGAGCCGGATCTGGTCGGCTACCTGGGCCAGCCGCGGTTCACGCCCGAGTCGGCCGAACGCACCGCGGTGCCGGGGGTGGCCACCGGCCTGGCCGTAACGGGTCTGGGCGGCGATGTGCTGTATATCGAAGCGGGAGCCACCGACGGCGAGGCCGGTCTGCAGTTGACCGGACAGTTGGGTGAGGTGATGAAGGAGTCGGCACAGATCGCGCTGTCCTACGTGCGTTCCCACGCCGAGCAGTTGGGCGTGGACCCCACAACGCTGGACCGGCGGATTCACGTGCATGTACCCGCCGGGGCGGTACCTAAAGACGGCCCGTCCGCCGGCGTCACCATGGTGACCGCGTTGGTCTCGATGGCGACCGGGCGTCAAGTCCGGTCCGACGTCGGGATGACCGGTGAGGTCACGCTGAATGGCCGGGTGTTGCCGATTGGCGGGGTCAAGCAAAAGCTGTTGGCTGCCCAACGCGCCGGATTGTCGACGGTCTTCATCCCGGCACGCAACGAACCGGACCTGGACGACGTGCCCGCCGAAGTCCTTGACATGCTCACCGTAAAACCGATGACCGACGTCGCCGAGATCGTGATGCAGGCGCTAGCCGCAACGGCCGACACCGCGACGGTCGCGGCCTGA